The Streptomyces cynarae genome contains a region encoding:
- a CDS encoding MFS transporter, translated as MPELSHRRRLLVLAICCMSLLIVSLDNTVLNVALPSMQRELHASVAGLQWTIDAYTLVLASLLMLAGSTADRIGRKRVFMAGLIVFSVGSLLCSLAPNLELLVVFRMVQAVGGSMLNPVAMSIITNTFTDARERARAIGAWGAVVGISMAAGPLVGGLLVESVGWRSIFWVNLPVGLAALLLTLRFVPESRAPKARRPDPVGQLLVIALFGCLTYTIIEAPDASAARIVPFAVVAFAALLGLFWYEPRRAEPLIDLRFFRSAPFSGATVIAISAFAALGGFLFLSTLYLQNVRGLDALHAGLWMLALAAPTMLCAPLSGRLVGNRGPRLPLLVAGCAMTASAVLFAAFEAETSNTTLLVGYVLFGIGFGFVNAPITNTAVSGMPRAQAGVAAAVASTSRQLGQTLGVAVVGAVLASGVTASAYRQTFVSAARPGWWILVACGAAVLILGALTTGRWARRTAERTADRLESPEVREASGVSA; from the coding sequence ATGCCCGAGCTCAGCCATCGCCGACGTCTGCTGGTGCTCGCGATCTGCTGCATGAGCCTGCTGATCGTGAGCCTCGACAACACCGTCCTGAACGTGGCGCTGCCCTCTATGCAGCGGGAACTGCATGCGAGCGTGGCCGGCCTCCAGTGGACGATCGACGCGTACACGCTGGTCCTGGCCTCGCTGCTGATGCTCGCGGGTTCGACGGCCGACCGGATCGGCCGCAAGCGCGTCTTCATGGCGGGCCTGATCGTCTTCAGCGTCGGCTCCCTGCTGTGCTCGCTCGCGCCGAACCTCGAACTGCTGGTCGTGTTCCGCATGGTGCAGGCGGTGGGCGGTTCGATGCTCAACCCGGTCGCGATGTCGATCATCACCAACACCTTCACCGACGCCCGTGAACGCGCCCGCGCGATCGGAGCGTGGGGCGCCGTGGTCGGCATATCCATGGCCGCGGGCCCACTGGTCGGCGGGCTGCTGGTGGAGTCGGTCGGCTGGCGTTCGATCTTCTGGGTCAACCTGCCGGTCGGACTGGCCGCGCTCCTGCTCACCCTGCGCTTCGTCCCCGAGTCCCGGGCGCCCAAGGCGCGTCGCCCCGACCCGGTCGGCCAGCTGCTGGTGATCGCCCTGTTCGGCTGCCTGACGTACACGATCATCGAGGCCCCGGACGCGAGTGCAGCAAGGATCGTCCCGTTCGCCGTGGTCGCGTTCGCGGCCCTGCTCGGCCTGTTCTGGTACGAGCCGCGCCGCGCCGAACCGCTCATCGACCTGCGCTTCTTCCGCTCGGCGCCGTTCAGCGGGGCCACGGTGATCGCCATCAGCGCGTTCGCGGCCCTCGGCGGCTTCCTGTTCCTGTCCACGCTCTACCTGCAGAACGTACGCGGACTGGACGCGCTGCACGCGGGCCTGTGGATGCTGGCGCTGGCGGCCCCGACGATGCTGTGCGCACCGCTGTCCGGCCGCCTGGTCGGCAACCGCGGGCCACGCCTGCCGCTGCTGGTGGCGGGCTGTGCGATGACCGCGAGCGCGGTGCTGTTCGCGGCCTTCGAGGCGGAGACGTCGAACACCACGCTGCTCGTCGGCTACGTCCTGTTCGGCATCGGCTTCGGCTTCGTCAACGCCCCCATCACCAACACCGCCGTCTCCGGCATGCCCCGCGCCCAGGCCGGCGTCGCCGCGGCGGTCGCCTCCACCAGCCGCCAGCTCGGCCAGACCCTCGGCGTGGCGGTGGTCGGCGCGGTGCTGGCCTCCGGCGTGACGGCGTCGGCGTACAGGCAGACGTTCGTCTCGGCAGCCCGCCCCGGCTGGTGGATTCTCGTCGCCTGCGGTGCGGCCGTGCTGATACTCGGCGCGCTCACCACCGGCCGGTGGGCCAGGAGGACGGCCGAGCGTACGGCTGACCGGCTCGAGTCCCCCGAGGTTCGTGAGGCCTCCGGCGTCTCCGCCTAG
- a CDS encoding helix-turn-helix transcriptional regulator has protein sequence MATMAQETVAVRETRTDREAEAPDRRASEIRRYELAAFLRHRREHITPEQVGLPRGRRRRTPGLRREEIAHLAAVGVTWYTWLEQARDIQVSVQVLDALARTLLLDASERAHLFNLAGAVDPAPGAHCPSVTEAQRILLEQLEPLPACISNSRYDILAYNRTYGLLMCDLDAVPPADRNCMVLCYTHPDWRAAIVEHEATMRLMAAKFRANMADHLGEPAWKMLLNRLMTESAEFREAWERHEVVGSRSKRKQFRNAHVGLLTLDHTDLWLGPHNGPRMVTYAPADRESRERLEKLQAIASQRSGA, from the coding sequence ATGGCGACGATGGCGCAGGAGACGGTGGCGGTCCGCGAGACACGGACGGACCGGGAGGCGGAGGCGCCCGACCGGCGCGCATCCGAGATCCGGCGGTATGAACTGGCCGCGTTCCTGCGGCACCGCCGCGAGCACATCACCCCCGAGCAGGTCGGGCTGCCCCGCGGTCGGCGCCGCCGCACCCCCGGGCTGCGCCGTGAGGAGATCGCGCACCTCGCCGCGGTCGGTGTCACCTGGTACACCTGGCTCGAGCAGGCCCGGGACATCCAGGTGTCCGTCCAGGTCCTCGACGCCCTCGCCCGCACGCTGCTGCTCGACGCCAGCGAGCGGGCCCATCTGTTCAACCTGGCCGGTGCCGTCGACCCGGCACCCGGCGCGCACTGCCCGTCTGTCACCGAGGCCCAGCGCATCCTGCTGGAACAGCTCGAACCGCTCCCGGCCTGCATCTCCAACAGCCGGTACGACATCCTCGCCTACAACCGCACCTACGGGCTGTTGATGTGCGACCTCGACGCCGTCCCGCCGGCGGACCGCAACTGCATGGTGCTGTGCTACACGCACCCGGACTGGCGGGCGGCGATCGTCGAGCACGAGGCGACGATGCGGCTGATGGCCGCCAAGTTCCGCGCCAACATGGCCGACCACCTCGGTGAGCCCGCCTGGAAGATGCTGCTCAACCGGCTGATGACGGAGTCCGCCGAGTTCCGCGAGGCCTGGGAACGGCACGAGGTGGTCGGCTCCCGCAGCAAGCGCAAGCAGTTCCGCAACGCCCACGTGGGCTTGCTGACTCTCGACCACACCGATCTGTGGCTCGGTCCGCACAACGGGCCCCGGATGGTGACGTACGCGCCGGCGGACCGGGAGTCGCGGGAGCGGCTGGAGAAGTTGCAGGCGATCGCGTCGCAGCGGAGTGGCGCCTGA
- a CDS encoding MFS transporter, with amino-acid sequence MTETLTSPTVRSPVATPRLGGLGLFTVLLGAALPLIDFFIVNVALPTIGRDLHAGESVLELVVAGYGVSYAVLLVLGGRLGDLFGRREFFLYGMAAFGVTSLACGLAPTAWTLVAARVAQGAAAAAMLPQVLATIQAATSGQRRAKAMGLYGATAGLSMVAGQILGGVLVAADIWGTGWRSVFLVNVPVVAVGLFLGARAVPETRSQHPEPVDGPGTVLLAVSLLTLLAPLTEGRAAGWPLWTWLALAAFPFAAWAFYAVERRADRQGRTPLVPPSLFALTSLRRGLVMMVPFSIGFSGFMFVIAVSLQQGAGLGPVSAGLALTPMALAFFVVSLYGPRLVSRFGTRVVTAGGLIQAVGIGLLVLTAWRSWPHLGVWELLPGAAVAGAGQALQLPIIMRIVLSEVPTARAGVGGGVMVTTQQSALALGVATLGTLFLTLVPGMGMRDALVTTLLVQLAGIALTAALSLRLPRTIS; translated from the coding sequence GTGACCGAGACTCTCACTTCCCCTACTGTCCGCTCACCGGTGGCGACCCCACGGCTGGGCGGGCTCGGACTGTTCACGGTGCTGCTGGGCGCGGCACTTCCCCTCATCGACTTCTTCATCGTCAACGTCGCCCTCCCGACGATCGGCAGGGATCTGCACGCGGGCGAGTCCGTCCTCGAACTGGTCGTCGCCGGGTACGGGGTGTCGTACGCCGTGCTGCTGGTGCTCGGCGGTCGGCTGGGCGACCTGTTCGGCCGGCGTGAGTTCTTCCTCTACGGGATGGCCGCCTTCGGTGTGACCTCGCTGGCGTGCGGGCTCGCCCCGACGGCCTGGACGCTGGTGGCGGCGCGGGTCGCGCAGGGCGCGGCGGCCGCGGCGATGCTGCCGCAGGTGCTCGCCACGATCCAGGCGGCGACCAGCGGGCAGCGCCGCGCCAAAGCGATGGGCCTGTACGGTGCGACGGCCGGTCTGTCCATGGTGGCCGGGCAGATCCTCGGCGGTGTATTGGTGGCGGCCGACATCTGGGGCACCGGCTGGCGTTCGGTGTTCCTCGTCAACGTGCCGGTCGTGGCGGTCGGCCTGTTCCTGGGCGCGCGGGCGGTCCCGGAGACCCGCTCGCAGCACCCGGAGCCGGTGGACGGGCCCGGCACGGTCCTGCTCGCCGTCTCGCTGCTGACCCTGCTGGCGCCGCTGACCGAGGGCCGGGCCGCGGGCTGGCCGCTGTGGACCTGGCTGGCACTGGCCGCGTTCCCGTTCGCGGCGTGGGCGTTCTACGCGGTGGAGCGCCGCGCGGACCGGCAGGGCCGTACGCCGCTGGTGCCGCCGAGCCTGTTCGCGCTCACCTCGCTGCGGCGTGGACTGGTGATGATGGTGCCGTTCTCGATCGGGTTCAGCGGATTCATGTTCGTGATCGCGGTGTCGCTGCAGCAGGGCGCGGGGCTCGGTCCGGTCTCCGCGGGTCTGGCGCTGACGCCGATGGCGCTGGCGTTCTTCGTGGTCTCGCTGTACGGGCCGCGGCTGGTCTCCCGCTTCGGCACCCGGGTGGTGACCGCCGGGGGGCTGATCCAGGCGGTCGGCATCGGGTTGCTGGTCCTGACCGCCTGGCGCTCCTGGCCGCACCTGGGCGTGTGGGAGCTGCTGCCGGGCGCGGCGGTGGCGGGCGCGGGCCAGGCGCTCCAGCTCCCGATCATCATGCGGATCGTCCTGTCCGAGGTGCCGACGGCGCGGGCGGGCGTCGGCGGCGGTGTCATGGTGACGACGCAGCAGTCGGCGCTGGCGCTGGGCGTGGCGACGCTCGGCACGCTGTTCCTGACGCTGGTGCCGGGCATGGGCATGCGCGACGCCCTGGTGACGACGCTGCTGGTGCAGCTGGCCGGCATCGCCCTGACGGCCGCCCTGAGCCTGCGCCTGCCGCGCACGATCAGCTAG
- a CDS encoding VOC family protein translates to MAATLDWKLVVDTHDAPALADFWAAALGYEVEDNSALIDRLMTAGQLPEAAVAEHNGTRIFRGFAAVRHPDDPYDEETGIGRGRRILFQDVPEPKTAKNRLHLDVHAGPDAREATVARLESLGATRVEEVNKGPAGHWWVMRDPEGNEFCVA, encoded by the coding sequence ATGGCAGCCACACTGGACTGGAAACTGGTCGTCGACACGCACGACGCTCCCGCTCTCGCGGACTTCTGGGCGGCGGCGCTGGGGTACGAGGTGGAGGACAACAGCGCGCTGATCGACCGGCTCATGACGGCGGGTCAGCTCCCGGAGGCGGCGGTCGCCGAGCACAACGGCACGCGGATCTTCCGGGGTTTCGCCGCCGTCCGGCACCCGGACGACCCGTACGACGAGGAGACGGGCATCGGCCGGGGCCGCCGCATCCTCTTCCAGGACGTCCCCGAGCCGAAGACCGCCAAGAACCGCCTCCACCTCGACGTGCACGCCGGCCCGGACGCCCGCGAGGCGACCGTCGCCCGCCTGGAGTCCCTGGGCGCGACGCGCGTCGAGGAGGTGAACAAGGGCCCGGCCGGGCACTGGTGGGTCATGCGCGACCCGGAGGGCAACGAGTTCTGCGTGGCCTAG
- a CDS encoding glycosyltransferase family 2 protein — MPHGFDPVVSVVIPCHDYARYLPDAVSSVVAQTFRDWELVIVDDGSTDDTAEVAKGLIARHPDRCIRLLQQANAGVSAARNTGIEAAAGRYILPLDADDVIAPTMLEKTVAVLDGDPGIAIASTDVFTFTDDDLPPQAMPLPAYSRELMLQRLIMFYCSLYRREAWQAVGGYDESMRAGEDWDFWIGCVEHGFDAHHIHEPLFGARNKDTGLHLEAAENDLAIRARIVVKHPGLYKPITRGWAHAVLGQDAEACLRDENVPDDILTRAAEMDQFLGAVMALQRTTRVQYYHIRRLEKALAAHTGTTAPPTLESAPAAATAAAVH; from the coding sequence ATGCCCCACGGTTTCGACCCTGTGGTCTCGGTGGTCATCCCCTGCCACGACTACGCCCGCTACCTGCCCGACGCGGTGTCCAGCGTCGTCGCCCAGACGTTCCGTGACTGGGAACTCGTCATCGTCGACGACGGCAGCACCGACGACACCGCCGAGGTGGCGAAGGGCCTGATCGCCCGCCACCCCGACCGGTGCATCCGACTGCTCCAGCAGGCCAACGCCGGAGTCTCCGCCGCCCGCAACACCGGGATCGAGGCGGCCGCCGGCCGCTACATCCTTCCGCTCGACGCCGACGACGTGATCGCGCCCACGATGCTGGAGAAGACAGTCGCGGTCCTGGACGGCGACCCCGGCATCGCCATCGCGTCGACGGACGTCTTCACCTTCACCGACGACGACCTGCCCCCGCAGGCGATGCCCCTCCCCGCCTACAGCCGGGAACTGATGCTCCAGCGGCTGATCATGTTCTACTGCTCGCTGTACCGCCGTGAGGCGTGGCAGGCCGTGGGCGGGTACGACGAGAGCATGAGAGCGGGGGAGGACTGGGACTTCTGGATCGGCTGCGTCGAGCACGGTTTCGACGCCCACCACATCCATGAGCCGCTGTTCGGGGCGCGCAACAAGGACACGGGACTGCATCTGGAAGCCGCCGAGAACGACCTCGCCATCCGGGCGCGGATCGTGGTCAAACACCCGGGTCTGTACAAGCCGATCACCCGTGGCTGGGCGCACGCCGTACTCGGTCAGGACGCGGAAGCCTGTCTTCGGGACGAGAACGTGCCCGACGACATCCTCACCCGGGCCGCCGAGATGGATCAGTTCCTCGGTGCGGTCATGGCCCTGCAGCGCACCACGCGCGTGCAGTACTACCACATCCGTCGCCTGGAGAAGGCGCTGGCCGCGCACACCGGCACCACCGCCCCGCCCACGCTGGAGAGCGCCCCCGCCGCCGCGACGGCTGCCGCCGTGCACTAG
- a CDS encoding glycosyltransferase, producing the protein MRTQEKIPALIHQTWKDTDVPEKWRKWVDSWRLHHPGWGYRLWTDADNRAFLQEHYPWFLPVYDGYPEAIMRADAIRYFLLDHFGGLYVDMDFECLKPVDALLDGRELVLGCEPEAHTRLLQARRSGFGRIVGNAFIASRPGHPFWAHVHRQLVGAHRAPGALEATGPFFLTRAVDSAPEPASVTVLGSEVLYPEVSPYAAELFGPQEADYERAYAVHHWSGSWVRDDSGAVRISTGRRFRFWASQGLQPLADGQLGPDAQRRRWASGAPAPTVSCLMVTKGRLAMASRAIACFRAQTYRALELVVVDDGTDDALERYIREMGDPRIRHHRLPPEGRTLGELRNEAVDRATGPYVCQWDDDDLYDPERVESQMAAILALGAEACFLARERLWWPARHKLAISCARVWEGSMICAKDRMPRYPAQRRGEDTPVAEEVVRTCRVVSIDAPELYTYICHGGNTFNESHFAEHFEVATQVWAEPGAYAERLLAMATRLPIEPRDIAHAETGAAAARAADERPRTAAESAPGPASERPLVLVLTPLKDAAAHLPGYLEKLRSLDYPREAISLGLLEGDSEDSTPELLRQVLPGLEAEYRRVTLVHRDFGLHAAGPRWEPGLQRRRRSVLAKVRNHLLTRALADEEWVLWLDVDVTDYPADLIQRLLGARKDIVVPHCATTAGGPTYDLNTFVLHPGAGTLNWSQWLRDGILQPPRGFGRIYLDELRGRGLLRVDSVGGTVLLVRADLHRDGLIFPPFPYQYLIETEGLAAMARDMGTACWALPDLEVLHPLPVPDQADTAVLSPS; encoded by the coding sequence ATGCGGACACAGGAGAAGATTCCCGCCCTGATCCATCAGACCTGGAAAGACACCGACGTACCTGAGAAGTGGCGCAAGTGGGTCGATTCCTGGCGTCTGCATCACCCCGGCTGGGGATACCGGCTGTGGACCGACGCGGACAACCGCGCCTTCCTCCAGGAGCACTATCCCTGGTTCCTGCCGGTGTACGACGGCTACCCGGAAGCGATCATGCGGGCCGACGCGATCCGCTACTTCCTGCTCGATCATTTCGGCGGGCTCTACGTGGACATGGACTTCGAGTGCCTGAAGCCGGTCGACGCACTCCTCGACGGACGCGAACTCGTCCTCGGCTGCGAACCCGAGGCTCACACGCGTCTGCTGCAGGCCCGCCGGAGCGGATTCGGCCGCATCGTCGGCAACGCGTTCATCGCGTCACGGCCGGGCCACCCCTTCTGGGCCCATGTGCACCGGCAGCTGGTCGGCGCTCACAGGGCGCCCGGTGCTCTGGAGGCCACAGGCCCCTTCTTCCTCACCAGGGCCGTCGACAGCGCCCCGGAGCCCGCCTCGGTCACGGTCCTCGGGTCGGAAGTCCTCTATCCCGAGGTGAGCCCGTATGCGGCAGAGCTGTTCGGCCCTCAGGAAGCCGACTACGAGCGTGCGTACGCCGTGCACCACTGGTCCGGCAGCTGGGTGCGGGACGACTCCGGTGCAGTGCGGATCTCGACCGGCAGGCGGTTCCGCTTCTGGGCGAGCCAGGGGCTGCAACCGCTCGCCGACGGTCAGCTCGGTCCTGACGCCCAGCGGCGCCGCTGGGCCTCGGGCGCGCCCGCGCCCACGGTGTCCTGCCTGATGGTGACCAAGGGCCGCCTGGCGATGGCGAGCCGCGCGATCGCCTGCTTCCGTGCGCAGACGTACCGCGCACTGGAGCTGGTCGTCGTGGACGACGGCACCGACGACGCCCTCGAGCGGTACATCCGGGAGATGGGCGACCCGCGGATCCGCCATCACCGGCTCCCTCCGGAGGGGCGGACGCTCGGCGAACTGCGCAACGAGGCGGTGGACCGGGCCACCGGGCCCTACGTATGCCAGTGGGACGACGACGACCTGTACGACCCGGAGCGGGTCGAGTCGCAGATGGCGGCGATCCTCGCCCTCGGCGCAGAGGCATGTTTCCTCGCCCGTGAACGTCTGTGGTGGCCCGCTCGCCACAAGCTCGCGATCTCCTGCGCGCGGGTCTGGGAAGGATCGATGATCTGCGCCAAGGACCGGATGCCGCGCTATCCGGCGCAACGCCGGGGCGAGGACACGCCGGTGGCGGAAGAGGTGGTCCGCACCTGCCGGGTCGTCTCCATCGACGCGCCGGAGCTGTACACCTACATCTGCCACGGCGGCAACACGTTCAACGAGTCGCATTTCGCCGAGCACTTCGAGGTGGCGACCCAGGTCTGGGCCGAACCCGGCGCGTACGCCGAGCGGTTGCTGGCCATGGCGACCCGGCTGCCGATCGAGCCGCGGGACATCGCACACGCCGAGACCGGCGCCGCCGCCGCGCGAGCGGCCGACGAACGACCGCGTACGGCTGCCGAGTCGGCTCCGGGCCCGGCGAGCGAGCGGCCCCTCGTGCTGGTGCTCACGCCCCTGAAGGACGCGGCCGCGCACCTGCCCGGCTATCTGGAGAAACTGCGCTCCCTGGACTATCCGCGCGAGGCGATCTCCCTGGGCCTGCTGGAGGGCGACAGCGAGGACTCGACGCCGGAACTGCTGCGGCAGGTCCTGCCCGGCCTCGAGGCGGAGTACCGGCGGGTCACCCTCGTCCACCGCGACTTCGGCCTCCACGCTGCCGGGCCGCGCTGGGAGCCGGGCCTCCAGCGCCGGCGCCGGTCGGTGCTGGCCAAGGTGCGCAACCATCTGCTCACCCGGGCCCTGGCCGACGAGGAGTGGGTGCTGTGGCTCGATGTGGATGTCACCGACTACCCGGCCGACCTGATCCAGCGGCTGCTCGGAGCGCGCAAGGACATCGTCGTCCCGCACTGTGCCACCACGGCCGGGGGACCCACGTACGACCTCAACACCTTCGTCCTCCACCCCGGCGCCGGCACGCTCAACTGGTCCCAGTGGCTTCGCGACGGCATTCTGCAGCCGCCCAGGGGGTTCGGCCGGATCTACCTCGACGAGCTGCGCGGCAGAGGGCTTCTCCGGGTGGACTCGGTCGGTGGCACCGTGCTGCTGGTCCGCGCCGACCTGCACCGTGACGGCCTGATCTTTCCGCCCTTCCCGTACCAGTACCTCATCGAGACCGAGGGCCTGGCCGCGATGGCCCGGGACATGGGCACCGCCTGCTGGGCGCTGCCGGACCTGGAAGTGCTGCATCCGCTCCCCGTCCCGGATCAGGCCGACACCGCGGTGCTGTCCCCGTCCTGA
- a CDS encoding glycine--tRNA ligase has translation MAADKIDTIVSLSKRRGFVFPCSEIYGGQRAAWDYGPLGVELKENIKRQWWRYMVTSREDVVGIDSSVILATEVWVASGHVATFTDPLTECTSCHKRFRADHLEEAYEAKHGRLPENGLADINCPNCGNKGQFTEPKQFSGLLSTHLGPTQDSGSIAYLRPETAQGIFTNFLQVQQTSRRKPPFGIAQMGKSFRNEITPGNFIFRTREFEQMEMEFFVKPGEDEKWHEYWMQERWNWYTGLGLREENMRWYEHPKEKLSHYSKRTADIEYRFQFGGNEWGELEGVANRTDYDLTAHSKASGQDLSYFDQEAGERWTPFVIEPAAGVGRTMLAFLLDAYVEDEAPNAKGKMEKRTVLRLDHRLAPVKVAVLPLSRNPELSPKAKGLAQALRKHWNIEFDDAGAIGRRYRRQDEIGTPYCVTVDFDTLEDNAVTVRERDSMKQERVSLDQIEGYLAGRLLGC, from the coding sequence GTGGCCGCCGACAAGATCGACACCATCGTCAGCCTGAGCAAGCGCCGTGGCTTCGTATTCCCCTGCAGCGAGATCTACGGCGGTCAGCGTGCCGCCTGGGACTACGGACCGCTGGGTGTCGAGCTCAAGGAGAACATCAAGCGCCAGTGGTGGCGCTACATGGTGACGTCGCGCGAGGACGTCGTCGGTATCGACTCGTCGGTGATCCTGGCGACCGAGGTCTGGGTGGCCTCCGGTCACGTCGCCACCTTCACCGACCCGCTCACCGAGTGCACCTCCTGTCACAAGCGCTTCCGTGCCGACCACCTGGAGGAGGCGTACGAGGCCAAGCACGGCCGCCTCCCGGAGAACGGCCTCGCGGACATCAACTGCCCCAACTGCGGCAACAAGGGCCAGTTCACCGAGCCGAAGCAGTTCTCGGGTCTGCTCTCCACCCACCTCGGCCCGACGCAGGACAGCGGCTCCATCGCGTACCTGCGCCCCGAGACCGCGCAGGGCATCTTCACCAACTTCCTCCAGGTCCAGCAGACCTCGCGCCGCAAGCCGCCGTTCGGCATCGCGCAGATGGGCAAGTCGTTCCGCAACGAGATCACGCCGGGCAACTTCATCTTCCGCACCCGCGAGTTCGAGCAGATGGAGATGGAGTTCTTCGTCAAGCCGGGCGAGGACGAGAAGTGGCACGAGTACTGGATGCAGGAGCGCTGGAACTGGTATACGGGTCTCGGCCTGCGTGAGGAGAACATGCGCTGGTACGAGCACCCGAAGGAGAAGCTCTCCCACTACTCCAAGCGCACCGCCGACATCGAGTACCGCTTCCAGTTCGGCGGCAACGAGTGGGGTGAGCTGGAGGGCGTCGCCAACCGCACGGACTACGACCTCACCGCGCACTCCAAGGCCTCCGGCCAGGACCTCTCCTACTTCGACCAGGAGGCCGGCGAGCGCTGGACGCCGTTCGTCATCGAGCCCGCGGCGGGTGTCGGGCGCACCATGCTGGCGTTCCTGCTCGACGCGTACGTCGAGGACGAGGCGCCCAACGCCAAGGGCAAGATGGAGAAGCGCACGGTGCTGCGCCTCGACCACCGCCTGGCTCCCGTGAAGGTCGCGGTGCTGCCGCTGTCCCGGAACCCGGAGCTGTCGCCGAAGGCCAAGGGCCTCGCGCAGGCGCTGCGGAAGCACTGGAACATCGAGTTCGACGACGCGGGCGCGATCGGCCGCCGCTACCGCCGCCAGGACGAGATCGGTACGCCGTACTGCGTGACGGTGGACTTCGACACGCTGGAGGACAACGCGGTGACGGTGCGTGAGCGCGACTCCATGAAGCAGGAGCGCGTGTCTCTCGACCAGATCGAGGGGTACCTGGCCGGTCGCCTCCTGGGCTGCTAG
- a CDS encoding metal ABC transporter substrate-binding protein, producing the protein MNGRRRLISGTAVAAATALGLGALSACSSSSAAAGDSGKFDVVASFYPLAFLAEQIGGSYVHVTSLTQPGQEPHDLEISAKQTAQLQESDAVLYLKGLQPSVDDAVAQSEIRTKVDAASLTSLEEHGNEVGGHAAAHDTHQGEEAGAEDPHIWLDPVRYAQVAKGVGAAFEKADPKHADTYKKNTEALAKKLDDLNTRYADGLRNTKTKVFITTHAAFGYLAERYGLTEEAINGLDPESEPSAARVRDLEKMAKADGVSTVFYETLVSDKTAKTIAKDANLKTDVLDPIEGITPKSRGRDYFQVMDSNLKALQTALGTK; encoded by the coding sequence ATGAACGGACGACGACGCCTCATATCCGGGACCGCGGTCGCGGCGGCCACCGCCCTCGGGCTCGGAGCCCTCTCCGCCTGCTCCTCCTCCAGTGCCGCAGCGGGCGACAGCGGCAAGTTCGACGTCGTGGCGTCGTTCTACCCGCTGGCCTTCCTCGCCGAGCAGATCGGCGGGTCGTACGTCCACGTCACCAGTCTGACCCAGCCCGGTCAGGAGCCGCACGACCTGGAGATCAGCGCCAAGCAGACCGCGCAGCTCCAGGAGTCCGACGCGGTCCTCTACCTCAAGGGCCTGCAGCCCTCCGTCGACGACGCGGTGGCCCAGTCCGAGATCAGGACGAAGGTCGACGCCGCCTCCCTGACCTCCCTGGAGGAGCACGGCAACGAGGTCGGCGGGCACGCGGCCGCCCACGACACCCACCAGGGCGAGGAGGCCGGCGCCGAGGACCCCCACATCTGGCTCGACCCGGTGCGCTACGCCCAGGTCGCCAAGGGCGTCGGCGCCGCCTTCGAGAAGGCGGACCCGAAGCATGCGGACACCTACAAGAAGAACACCGAGGCTCTGGCCAAGAAGCTCGACGACCTGAACACCCGGTATGCGGACGGACTGAGGAACACGAAGACCAAGGTCTTCATCACCACGCACGCCGCCTTCGGCTACCTCGCCGAGCGCTACGGCCTCACCGAGGAGGCCATCAACGGCCTGGACCCCGAGTCCGAGCCCAGCGCCGCCCGCGTCCGCGACCTCGAGAAGATGGCCAAGGCCGACGGCGTCTCCACGGTCTTCTACGAGACGCTGGTGAGCGACAAGACCGCGAAGACCATCGCGAAGGACGCGAACCTGAAGACGGACGTCCTCGACCCGATCGAGGGCATCACTCCGAAGTCCCGCGGCCGCGACTACTTCCAGGTCATGGACTCCAACCTCAAAGCCCTGCAGACCGCCCTGGGCACCAAGTGA
- a CDS encoding metal ABC transporter ATP-binding protein, with protein sequence MGAMDAMGEPVISMRGVRADLGSRPVLRGIDLTVHRGEVVALLGANGSGKSTAVRSVIGQVPVSAGEIALFGTPRRAFRDWRRVGYVPQRTTAAGGVPATVTEVVSSGRLSRARFGILRKADHEAVRHALDLVGMADRARDSVGALSGGQHQRVLIARALASEPELLIMDEPMAGVDLASQEVLARTLQEQVASGATVLLVLHELGPLEPLIDRAVVLRDGCVLHDGPPPKALGQHALPGHDHVHPHEAAGTEPIRTGLLS encoded by the coding sequence ATGGGCGCCATGGACGCGATGGGCGAGCCCGTCATATCGATGCGCGGCGTACGCGCCGACCTGGGCTCCCGCCCGGTCCTGCGCGGCATCGACCTCACCGTCCACCGCGGTGAGGTCGTCGCCCTGCTCGGGGCGAACGGCTCGGGCAAGTCGACCGCCGTGCGCAGCGTGATCGGCCAGGTGCCGGTGAGCGCCGGGGAGATCGCACTCTTCGGCACCCCGCGGCGCGCCTTCCGCGACTGGCGGCGCGTCGGGTACGTGCCGCAGCGCACCACCGCCGCGGGCGGCGTGCCCGCCACGGTGACCGAGGTCGTCTCCTCGGGCCGCCTGTCCCGGGCGCGCTTCGGCATCCTGCGCAAGGCCGACCACGAGGCCGTACGCCACGCCCTGGACCTCGTCGGCATGGCGGACCGGGCCAGGGACTCCGTGGGCGCCCTGTCCGGCGGCCAGCACCAGCGCGTGCTGATCGCCCGCGCGCTCGCCTCCGAGCCCGAACTGCTGATCATGGACGAGCCGATGGCGGGCGTCGACCTGGCGAGCCAGGAGGTGCTCGCCCGGACACTTCAGGAGCAGGTGGCCTCCGGCGCCACCGTCCTGCTGGTGCTGCACGAGCTGGGCCCGCTGGAGCCCCTGATCGACCGGGCGGTCGTCCTGCGTGACGGCTGCGTACTGCACGACGGGCCGCCACCGAAGGCCCTGGGCCAGCACGCCCTGCCCGGCCACGACCACGTCCACCCGCACGAGGCCGCGGGCACCGAACCGATCCGCACGGGACTGCTGAGCTGA